In the genome of Siniperca chuatsi isolate FFG_IHB_CAS linkage group LG14, ASM2008510v1, whole genome shotgun sequence, the window CGCCTACTCTTCTACAAATACATGCACAAGCGTTACCGTGCTGACAAGAGGCACGGCATTGTGGTGGAAATGGAAGGTGACCTTGAGCCCAAAGGCATTGACGTGATCATGGATGGAAAGTTGTCAGATGGCAGTTCATGCCCTGGAAACTCCTCCAGTGTAACAGTCTCTGTGCAGACAGGCAATGAACTGGACCAGAACAAAGATGAGGTAAGATAAGTGGCAAGTGTGAATGCctgtagacacacacagttttttttccctttaatgtCAGGTTTGGGGTCTATTTTGTATTAAGTAATTGGAGCTCCTTAAATAAAACGTTTCGGTAACCCTTTAtattaaggtacacatattcaccattaacgagttgcttattagcatgcatattagtatcatattggctctttattagtcattataaagcacttattaatgccttattttacatgaccatattctacaactactaggccattaactaagagttttccctcaataacctcctaattactgcttattgataataagtaaggaagttgttgtacatgaattacgatcttaatatgctttgctcagtatggGCCTTATAAGGTGGTAGTACCACAAGAATAGTGGTACTCccttaataacttaataataaatattataatttcACTCAAATTTGGGTATGTCTTTTCTTAAAGGGGAAAGAATACTTCTGTAGTATTTTTCAAAAGGCAAGAGTACAAGAAGAAAGCTACTAGCAGGGGAACATCTTACTGTCAGGCGCACTGGTGGAGCTAATGTTTTTCTAACTTTAAAGCTACTTAATGGGAATTTAAGGGGAATATCAGGTTTCCTGAGGCTAGTAGGGTTCAATCCGAGCAGGAGTCTGAATGCCAGTAGTGCAGACAGCAGGAGCCTGAACAGCAGGGTGTTGATCAGTAGGAGGCTGAGCAGTTGGAGTTTCCAAGCTGTTGAATCCCACCAAACCCTCTGCAGGACCCCACTGCACACCCAGCCTCTGTGGTCACTGCTtaaaactgctgctgtgacGAGCATTTTTACAGAACATTTGGCAAAACGTACATCTctataaatacattacattacaaccTTCCTCTCTTGGATAGGTGGTCCGTATCCTGAAAGACCTGAAGGAGAAACACCCAGACAAAGACCTGGACCAGCTGATTGAGATGGCCAACTACTCTGCCTTGGTTCACCAGAAGAAGAGCCGCGCCTTCTACCGTGTCCAGGCGACACGCATGATGATTGGTGCCGGCAACATATTAAAGAAACATGCTGCTGAGCACACACGTCGCTCAGGAGGCCAGGAGGCCGACAAGGCCACGTGCTCGCACATTTGTTTTGAAAGTGCCCAGTACCAGTGCACAGAGAACTGTGGCTCTCTGAGTCTCGGGGTGATCCTTGAGGGGGGCACAGGCCAGAACACTTTCTGTGTGGACTACTGTACAGAAAATGGCTCTGCCAATGCTGGGGCAGACTATGAATTCAGTGAGGGAACCCTAGTGTTTAAGCCAGGGGAGACCCGCAAAGAGATCAAGGTGAGCAAGGGGAAAGGGGGACTGTGAAAGGTATTCATCTCAGTTTACATAAATCAATGTCAATTTGAATTTTTCTCTTTAAGTTCACTGCTGTTATATTTCACTCCCTGTGTTTCCTGTTAATCTTAACTGTCTACTGTCAAAATAAgcccaaaatgtctaaaatataaaacaagttCTCTTAGTGTGGTGAGCTGCCCAgaatttttcaaataatatcaaatattaGTGTTCTCTCCACTAATATTTCAGGGTTTGATATCAACGGGACCCCGGAATAGTAATTTGGAAAGTTGTGTTGTAGTGAGTTTCAAGTGTCAGCATTAAAACTCTTTATGCATCCATGGGGAGAGTGACCATACAATAATACTCTGTGCTCTCCAGGTGGGCATCTTGGATGATGACATCTTTGAGGAGGATGAGCATTTCTTTGTGCGTCTTCAGAACCTGAGGTTAGAAGAAGGTGGAAATGAAGGGACAGGAACTCCACCCAAGGGTAGACTAGTGGAGCCGCTGGTTGCCACCATCACCATCTTGGACGATGACCATGCTGGCATCTTCACCTTTGGGCAGCGAGTGCTGCGGGTGAGTGAGAGCACAGGCACGCTGAGGGTGACAGTGGTGAGGAACTCGGGCTCCAGGGGTACCGTTGCTGTGCCGTACCATACAGAGGATGGCAGTGCCAAGGCTGGGGTGGACTATGAGGAGACCAGAGGGGAGCTGGAATTCACCAATGAACAGACCAGGTGAggcacagtcagtcagtcagtgagtcTGATGGATGTATTTCCTTAGGACATCAATTTATTCTTTTCCAGGAAGGAGACAGTGCCAGACATTGCGACTCTTGAGGTTGCATCTTCCTACTCTTTAACATACTATACAAGGATTTTACATTATCAAGAACCCTCaaacaaatacttttttaagGGATAAGGCTAGCAAtattctatttttaatttttttgtcaagcCCATGAAAtcatcaaaaccaacaatatagTAGTCCTTTTCTCAAtttttctgacttccctaccctgtatTTGGCACTTaaccccaagcccattggttcctacaaagacataaatctttaaaaattgGCCACAaatacattgtttcatttttttaaaaaggctaaatGATTTCCTAAAACTGCTGGTCTTGTGattatttggggcagcaggatggtgtatgtgccATGAATgaacatgtcatccagtgcaacagtgtggctcattgatgtgttttcaatAGTTGGACAacaattgatcctactaacaagtagtGTTGGTTTTGCTCTTTTAATGGGCTTTGTtgataatgagaaaaatatagaatatattgTCCTTTAACAAAGAGAAGATTTTCAACTTAGATGAAATTTTGAATGAAACTGTAACTGCAATGTAGGTATATAGAGGGTGGAAAAGCCTATCTTCAGAACAGgcatttttctccattttctcacTTCTTGGGTGTTAAATACTAGACAAACTGAAATATGGGCTGATGGTCTCTGAACGTTATAATTACCATAAACACATGAGACGatccgcgacccctaacgggaccaagcggtagaaaatggatggatggatggatggacatgaGACGATGATCAAGACAAGTGCTGTTCTCTTTTTCAAACCAGCAGTACTGACACACAGCACTCTCAATGCGTTTATATGTATACTACTTTGGCCCATTACTGCTTTTAGGAAAAGGGCACCTGAATCTCACTGAGAGATTACTATGGGTTTTCAGTCATTACCTGATGACTTGACAACCAAAGATAATCCCGTCCCCGATCAGGTGTGGGAACCTCCAGACTCACCCCATGTAAGCTGACAGATCCTTTTCCCATTAAATTTTCAGGTTATAGAAGCTGTGTTTGCACATGGACTAATTGTACACTTAGTGAAAGACTAAGAGTTATATAACATGGCCCATCAATAGACGCTACACTGTCAAGGGTATGACAATTTGTAGATCATAGTTAATGGAGACGTGTAGGGGTGTGTAGCcttattatttcatttcttttttctgctgGGACcattatgtttatatgtatactCTCCTTCCAAGCTGTCAGGAAGTCATCAAAGTATTCCACAAATTAATTATACAGACATTGATCACCATTACAAGTCATTTAGTTTAGCTATATTTTTTTTGGCACACTGAGGAGCAAGAGCACACTATGTTTAAGCCTCAATTATTTAAAGGACCATtgtgattaattatttaagtcACTTCAATTTGCGTTGTGATTTAGATGGTAGAGCAAATGTTTAAGATGTGGAGgtactgtgtatttatgtacCTTATCGTTCATCATATTTAATAGTACTTAATTCTTtgttatagaaataaaaaaaatatgtgtttgtgtgtgtttgtgtgcgtgtgtgcgtgcgtgcatgcatgcttGCATATCTCCAGTCAGTTCTTACAAGTGCACATTATAAATGTGGAGGAGTACGAGAAGCAGGAAAACTTCTTCATTGTGCTTGAGGACCCTAAATGGCTGAAGCGAGGAATCTCTGGTAAGTGtttaagcattttaaatgtcatcCGTGATGTGTAAGTTACTTGTGTTTTCATGATTATAGTAATGAAGTAATGCAGTATGAGATGATAGTCCaaggaaaacatttgtttacacTATCATACAATAGTACACTCTAAGTAGAAGGCCGCAATATCCACGATCAAGTTTCAAAACAgtaacaacagcaacacaggTGGCTGAATGCTGGGCACCTGCGTCAGAGCCGGGAACTGAAGATTACACGCTGCCGTTCACTGCTGTCTCCCTTTCACTGTAGCACAGGCGCTGCAGCCAATCCTGAATATATCCCAGTATCCTTTAGTTGCCTGTTCCCTGTAACCTCAATGTGTCAAAAGCTGGCTGCAGGAAATGCATATGTGCTTGTTACTGGAGGTCCAAAGAATCAACTACATTCATttgtaatgtacagtaatttATTTCATTAGGTAAGAGTGGACATGAAGGCAACAGTGAGGGTGCATTGTGCATGCCGAACTACTGAACAAAGTGTATAGAATTTTTTTTCCTATTGCATTTTATATTCTCTCAAGCCACTCTAATGTTTTAGACCCTGAAACTAGTGTTGTTATATTGTATTGAATcattgtctgtctttcttcacAGCACTGCTGCTAAACCAGGGTAAGATAGTTTGGGTGTAGGTTTGGAtgttaaaggtgcaatgtgcagcatttttatatatatatatatatatatatatatatatatatatgcctaGGCCATAAATGAGACAATTGGAGGCCTTAGTCTCACACCATCAGCAGTAaaatttgtgtgtttctcaaaattaattaattaattaaattaattagataaaaaaaaaaacattgcttcCTTGAGATCAGTGGATCTCTTGGAAATTGCTTCCTGTAGCAAAcaggattttgttactttcctTTCCCTGGCAACATAACTCCAAGGCAGTGCTAGCTGTGTACCACCTCCAGCAAGCTCTGCCACGGGCAAGGTTATACATGGGCAAGGACAGGGTTAAGACCATGATTTGAGTTCAAGTCAGTGTAAAAAAGCTGCCTGGGATACTCAACTCAGGGCAAAAAAAAGTCCTCTTGGCCACCCCAACATCCTGTTTCAACAGGAAATTCATCAAATTATGGAAGCAAGATTTTCTCTAAATGCTACACACAGCacctttaaaaatgttctaCTTTGAAAGTGTGGactgtttttttcatctttatgcTTTAGGTCTGGCCTATACCCTTGGATGAGGTTtaggatatgtgtgtgtgttatgtaaatTACACAATAAGTTATAGACATGATAATTAAATGTCTGTGCTCCCTGACAGGCAACCCCACccctgaggaggaagaagcCCGGAGGATCTCTGAGATGGGCAAACCCATTCTAGGAGAGCACAGCAGGCTAGAGGTCATCATAGAGGAGTCCTGTGAGTTTAAGGTGTGTGAGTGGCTGATAGAAGGCATTACACTAGCAGTAAACCAACtgtttttggaaagaaaatCTGAGTGAACATATGCAACTTAATGGCAAGTTTTAGCGTATTATTATGACTGGCACACGAGTTAActtacaatatataatatttttaatttgagtGGTATTTCCTTTAAAAGCTTTAACTAATGTAAGCACCTCAGAGGTTGGGGTTGTTGCAGACAACACATCTGTGTTATTTAAGCATAGAAAAGTTGAAATATATGTGTTTTACTTCATTAACCACCTCACACTCTCTTACACACCAGACTCCCAATGGAGTACTAGACCAGGTACAGTTTCTGCCAGCATGCCTTGTGTGATGGTACTGATTAGACTTTTCTCATCTCATTTTCTCATTAAACTCTCATTTACTCTCACATCTACCCTTTCTCCATTCTCAGCTTTTCTCATGCATTACATTCATCTTGATTTGAGATGCACTGAGgcagtgtgtgctgtgtgtgaaatgtttggGTCcattaattcaaaatgttattcaAATTCTGCAGTAGAACAGTGAAGCCAGTGGTTTTGTGGGTATACTATTAATATGTGCCATATTTGTTTTGGATATGACATTGCGTCTAGTCTGTATCAACTAGCCTATGAGACAAGCTTAAGATAAACCTTTTTCGGccaactttttttatttcattttcccaTTTAATTTGGTGAGGGTACAGGAACTTAATACAAAAGAGACTGAATGCCCTTATACAAGTAACATAGACTCCATAAATTAATATCTgcaaacagaagaaagaagaaaaaaaaacgcaGATGAGATGTATCGCCATCTCTGTCTTGGGTCTTTACAATATCCAAGAAAAGTCTCTACCCTCCTACACCTTATACTCCACACCTATAACCCTTGGctgcagaaaagaaagaataaatacgtttgttttttaaaaaaaagagacattttgcCATAGTTGCCAAGCCAAACTTACAATATTATGTACACCCAGATTTACAATATATAGTTCATAGCAGTTGTCGACTGCTGCTGAATTTAAATGGTCTAGGACAAcagattcattttaatttatttatttactttgttcACTCAGGAAAGATTAAAAGATTAAAGGAACAATTTGAGCTTTTGAGCAGCCTGCAAAAGGGCTTGAATAGATTCTATTTTAGCTCATAAAATTTCCATCTCATAACCAGaatttgttttgctgctgttaaTGCTGCAAACACAACTCTCTTCTTGTTGTAACAGAACACAGTGGACAAACTCCTGAAGGACACAAATCTGGCTTTAGTGATTGGCACTCACTCGTGGAGAGAGCAGTTCATTGAAGCAGTCACAGTCAGTGCAGGTGAGTGGTTATTATAGCTCTGTTTTTTATGTACTTCttatattgattgtttttattaatcagGTGTTTGGTTCAGAAATTGagtaaaattaagaaaaagtaTTGATCAGAGGCATAGTTGTGTAAAAGTACATTTCTGGAGCCtctgctttcttgtttcttgtttcctgtttaaaCAGTTTTGAGTGTGGATATTCTGTCAGAACTTTTTATCGGACCACTGCATTTTGACCTTGAAAAGTTGGACCAAGGGTGTGCATAAGTTCATGACATTTCAACCATTGTTCACTTTTATCATCAGtttcaatgtttttgttctctttcttaaacttgtttttttattcatgtggattatgttttacatttactcaatttcacatgtaaaattaAAGGTTGCATGGttgaataaatgtttataatttAATTGGTTAGGTTTGCTTCTTCTGTTGAGTTAGCTGCCCAGGGCCGACATGTGGTTCATTCACGTCTGTTTGTCCATGTTGAACATAACGCAGACAGACCATGAACAGGACTCATTTTCACAATATGGCTAATGTTACTAACAATGAATGGAAGGGATAAGTATTTCTCCCAAATTGCTGCTAGCTACATTAGCCTGGCATTCACAAGAAGCATGTGTTTTGGCaatttaaaagaataattaaCACTGTGGGAATTACcctcattcattttcttgtcagcagttggatgagaagactgataccactctcatgtctgtctgttaaatatgaaactacagccaatAGCTgagtagcttagcttagcataaaaactggaaacagggggaaacagctagcctggctctgtccagtggtaccaaaatctgcctaccagcacttatctgaagctcactaattactGTAACATGTTCATGTGCTGAAACCATACAAAttccgaagtgtaaaaacatgttgtgaacTCAGATTGGACTCAAATGCAGGACTCGGACAGGGAATGATTAAAGATAAAGTCTTTATTGTAAACGGGGATTAGATGAAGGAGAGATAGCTGGGGTTGGAGATCTGAATGCAGTTGAAGTTTGGGAATAATGGCAGAGGAGATGGCGTGGGCAGTGGTGAATGGGGAAGTGTGGCTGGCTGTCCGGCAGAAGGCAGAAGATGAGACGCAGGTGAGCAGAGCAGGAGGGATGAGGAGCTGATAGAGACCAGGGGCATGTTCAGTCTGAAAACAGTGTGCACTGTTTTGCCACAGCGACTTGTatataagtaagtaaataagtaaagctttatttgtacAGGACtataacacacagttacaaagtgcttcacacactcacgaaaaatataaatgaataaataaataaagatatattacaatacaaaacacagcacaaaaccaaactgaaacaaaccaaaacataagGCAGGGATGGAGATCTAGAACAAGGCTTGCCTCTAGAGATGAGCTTTTAGAAGCTGCTTAAATGATTGATTGAAAGattcagaaatgtttaaaaaatctgtggCAAATGAGTTAGAAGGATTATCAatatgaatgttaaaatcaccaactaTAATGGCCCTATCAAATTTAAGCATACAGTAACTCAGAGAAATCATTGAGAAAACCCATAATTGAATTGGGGATTCGATAAATTATTACACAGCAAATGGGGTTATCACACACAATTTTAAAAGCGAAGATTTCAAAACTGTTATAAAGAACCAAGACTGAGTGGAATACAAGTGCGATGGTTCTTAAAAACAGCTGCAACACCCCCACCATTCCTGGTAACCAGGGTGTATTCAGAAAATTATAACTGGGAGGGCAGAGctccactagagggcagcacTCCCCAGGTTGGAGCCAGGTCTCAGTAAGAAATAGGATGTCGAGGTTATGGGATGTAAGTAGATCATTGAGTATGAACGATTTATCAGACACAGACTGAGAGTTTAGAAGAGCCAAGACAACTGGAATTAAGGGTTTAGCTGAACTGGAATTACTAGAGCAGACTGTAATCAAATGATCTGAGCTAGCAGCTGAAGACACAGAATGCATAGGGTAGTGGGTATTATATCTAGGCATGATCCTAACAGGAATACTATAATACTACTATACCGCtgtattaaaaaggcagtgcgCTTGAGTACACAACGGGGTATTCAAGGCACCACTGTTTCCGTTTTAATAAACGTTTTGCTATGTTTTGTCGGGGCTGAATGCGGCCCAGGTGTGTAGATGCAGCTGAGCCGGGAGCCGGGAGAGTGAGGAAGGGATGGCCACGCTCACGCCAACAGactcacagacaaaaacaaacacagagagacagacaggggaagactggaaacacaggGAAGGGAAAAACACAAGGAGACACTAGGAAAACACTGTCACAGCTGTAACCAAACGGGGGGATTAACGGGGGCTATGTGGGTCTTGGCCACAttcaaaatgctgaactattcctttaaattcaaAAATACACTTATGTGCTTCCTGATGGAGAATTAGGTAAGAAGATCAATACAACTCTCTAAGGCTACTACTACAGGAGccattatgaaaatgtttttacacgTTAGAAAAATAGATTAACCATAAAACACAATTTCCATTCATAAAATGGCACAACCCCAGGTATATTATTCTCCACCATCTTCACATGACCCTTGACCTGTCTGCCACTTGCTAGGTAGCATTTAGGCAGTAAGACCACCCTCCATGTCAAAACAGGTTCAAGACATAGTGTGAGAATACTGGAGAAATAAGAGTGAATGAGAAATATACAAGCAATCAAAGGATATGAGACTCAAAACCAGTTGATCTACACAATAAAGCCAGGGCAACTGATTGTATGACTGCACCTGGTTACAACTTTCTTATTTACAGCTTATTTTGACACTATAAGCTTGTTCCTGATTGGCCCAAAGTGTGACTGCATCATTTGTGGATGATGACATGCCTTTTGTTGCTTCGTTTGATTTATCTTCACTGTGTCTCCTTTAAACAGGTGAtggggatgaggaggagggacaGGAGCAGCGAATGCCGAACTGCTTCGACTATTTCATGCACATATTGTGCATTTTTTGGAAGATTCTGTTTGCTTGCATCCCGCCCACAGAGTACTGGAATGGCTGGGCGTGCTTCATAGTGTCAATCTCGGTCATTGGTTTCTTAACAGCCATTATTGGAGACCTTGCTTCCCATTTTGGCTGCACCATCGGCCTGCGAGACACTGTCACTGCTGTGGTCTTTGTAGCACTGGGGACTTCACTTCCTGGTAAGTGTTGAAGTCAGTTCCATTTAGATAATAAGCACTGATATTGCATTGTGTTGGTTTAAACTGTTGAACTAATGACTATTTATTTTCTAACTCCACTATTTTCCCCAGATACCTTTGCCAGTAAAGTGGCTGCAACTCAGGACCAGTATGCAGATGCATGTGTGGGAAATGTGACAGGAAGCAACGCGGTTAATGTGTTTTTGGGCATTGGGGTGGCCTGGTCCGTGGCTGCCGTATATTGGGAAGTCAAAGGTAAGGTCTTCCGCGTGGACCCCGGCTCGCTGGCCTTCTCCGTCACACTCTTCACCATTTTTGCCTTCTTCACTATGGGAGTGTTGATGCTACGCCGGAGGCCGTCCATAGGCGGCGAGCTGGGAGGCCCGCGGATCTCCAGAGTCCTCACTTCACTGCTTTTCTTTGGACTCTGGTTCCTCTACATCCTCTTCTCCAGCTTGGAGGCCTATTGCCATATACAAGGCTTCTGAGAGAGCACATCTGGGGAGAGTAATGACTgcacaataacaaacacacatcaccAGGACATTCACCTGTACAGTACTGTTACAGTAACTACCACTGAGAAGACCTGTCATCACTTGACAACTGCTGCCATGGtccataaaaaaatgtatacagactCGCACATGCAAATCTGTACGTCACATCCACTGCAGGGCAGCTCCAGTCAGTAGAATTGATTGTGACAGTACTGATTAATTTTCACTTAAGTGGACTAAATAACATGTAGTGACTGTTTTTGATAAAGGAGAGCAAATGGTCAACATGTACTCTGTGAAGTCACTGGATTTTGCTTGATGGCTCATAACCTGGATTTCAAGTTTGGTCTAGTTTGTCCTCACGCTTATAGAGGTTGGCTCAGATCAGACTGTCTAACCTAgtaaataaattagaaaatcAATGATAGCTGCTTTTACACAGATGGGCAATGTAAGTGATAATACATGACAAGCTGCCCTGATACATGAAAATAATGGTTGAAGAACACCACACTGCTTTGTGTTGTAGCAGTCAAATCTATTATCTTTGTATATCAGAACACCTCTGAGTGAATCACCACACTTATACAGTGGCCACTTATCACAGGCAAAAGTAGAAGCTGTGTTCAAACTGTCCCATTTTTAAAGCTTGTTTGTTGTCAGTAAGCATTAACGCATAATGTGGTCTTTTTGACAAGTTAGAGTTAATTGGTAAGGTAGCTCGAAGCAAaagtactgttgctatggttatcTCCAATCTTTGCGCACAGATTTAGAACAATAGTTCAACTGTTGACTGTTAAAGTGTTTTAGTTGTCTTGGTGTACAATTTTGAATGGaactgccagccaatcagaagcaagTGTTTTCTGTGGCCGTGGTACAAAACAATGAGCACAGTTTGGTTACAATCTACAGTCAGAGATAAGCTGCTGTTGTGTAATATCTCTCACTGAtacattgtgtttatttgttgagTTATGTGACAGGAGGCAttgtttaatgtaatgtaatgcaccTACTGAATTGTATCTCACTATAAGTATTGAAAATAGTAATTATCAGAAATGCACTACATGGATCCAATATAGAAATGTATAATTGACAAAGAATTACACAGGCAATGAATTTCTGATAAGCtgtggaatgaaaaaaaatgtacctAGTATCTGCCATTGAGTGTGACTGTTTGAAAGTGATGATTCTTTCACCCCTGAAATCttatctgtttatttatcaATGGTGTAATTTAATGTCTTTGTAATTTAATGTATTTGAGCTGATatgaacaaatatatattgtaatttattgtaAGTTGTCACTATTACATTGAAATTTTAACTGAGTGTGCCTCCTTTGGATACCTCACCCACACTGGTTGTTTAAGTATTGTATTAATTCCTCATTAGTGCAGAAGAAGACAGATTGTCTCTGGATTTGAAGATGGTAATACCATGTTTGTTAGGGAATATGACATGACATTGGGGGCATTTGTTCTAGATTGGGGCACACTGACCTAAATACATATTATGCTCTTAAATTCTGTGTTTCATGTTATAGAAGATATTTTAGGATTATGCATCCAAAAAAATGTGGATAGCAGCTTCAGGATTCTTAAAAGGATACTGGCACTTTCAGAAAATCACATGAAGTGTGTTAacttggaaaaagtaagactgAAAAGCATGGCCCCAAAACACACCTCTGAGATACATTCCAAGTCATTTTTGTGGAGGAAGACCATAGCAACACAATAACACCTGTCATGCAGGTAAAAGACAAGATAGTGATAAAATCACAACCTGAGATACCAATCCAATGTTTAAGGCATTTAAGAAGGATGCAATGATGACTGTATCCTGTGCTGTGCTAAAAGAACTAAAACTTAGCATTTCCCTGCGTCAGTGGCTAAAAGAGTCATCACTCTGAGCAGAGCTGTCTCAGTGCTCCAAAGCCAGATTAACACTTCTCAGAGATCAGTCCCATTCATATGAGCTTACTTGTcacagttttcatgtttttgtgtacaCAGGTCAGCTACACTAGAGGTGAAAAAGTGGcttgaacattttttttctcctgactTTTAAAGGACCAACATTTGGCAGGGACATTGTGCTGAAATGGTCTTttagaaatacacaaaaacacaaggacAAGAGGGAATAAGCATTTAGGATGCAAATACAGTGACAAACTGAAGTCTTTTGGTAACTTTTGtattcataaaatatttctttcctGGTTCAGTATCCTGGTTTGGAAATGTCTTAATTATAATAGAGTAGGGGGAAAAAGACATTTCTGCATATTGGGAAAACATCTTACAAGGTTATGTAAATTCTATCATGTTCTGGTTGAGAAGGATTGAGTCAAGTGAAAGTAGTGTTGTTTAGGTTTGTGTTTCATAAATTTTAAGGGTGACAGGTTTAGTTTAACCCCCTCCTCGCCTGGAGGACGCGATAATATTAATGATTGACACGGTAAAGTGACCAATAGTAACGTGTGTAGCGTGTGACGCTCTGCTCCTGCTGCATTCTTTGTATCAATGTTATGGAGGCACATATTGCTCTCTGTGCAAACGAAGTTCCCATTTGTGGACAGtaaaatctatctatctatctattcatCACCCTTGACGaggaataaaacatttgatcacCCTGGTCTAAATAAGTCACACTCGTACAGTCGCAATTTCAGAAGAATAATCAAAGCAAACTgttcttcattaaaaaaaaaaaaatgcatgctgTGATCACAACGTTTGATTTGGATGAGACACATTTGTGTGtagaaaatgtataattattttaatatttgcagaataaaaagtgattttaggaaattaaattatattaaattaagaCATCTTTACAGCTTCAAACTCCTAACTATGGACAATGGAAAACCGAGTCATTGCTTTTTCCGTTTTTCCCACACATCATGAATGCAGCAGTAGCCCGGCACTGGGGACAGGACAACATGGCTGCTGCTGCGGGCAGATACTACGGAGAAGGAGGCAGAGCAACgaaaagacagaaaactgaGGACGGAGGAATGACAACGGTGAGGGTTTCCCGCGTGCCTTGGTAGTTGCCGTTTTATTGTGCAAAAAAATGTGATAGGTTTTGCTTTTCTAAGAGAGGAG includes:
- the slc8a2a gene encoding sodium/calcium exchanger 2a isoform X4 codes for the protein MGPLHVHLSTLLFLLLSLLLLAHPCTSSRPQVVERASGPEQPQSSGNTTGSGKRTCAGIVVCKPGILLPVWLPLNPSLGEQAGRAVIYFLCLMYIFLGVSIIADRFMASIEVITSQEKEVTITKPNGETTVTTVRVWNETVSNLTLMALGSSAPEILLSVIEVCGHNFDAGELGPSTIVGSAAFNMFVIIGLCVWVIPDGESRKIKHLRVFFITAFWSIFAYIWLYIILAVISPGIVEVWEAAVTLLYFPVCVILAWIADRRLLFYKYMHKRYRADKRHGIVVEMEGDLEPKGIDVIMDGKLSDGSSCPGNSSSVTVSVQTGNELDQNKDEVVRILKDLKEKHPDKDLDQLIEMANYSALVHQKKSRAFYRVQATRMMIGAGNILKKHAAEHTRRSGGQEADKATCSHICFESAQYQCTENCGSLSLGVILEGGTGQNTFCVDYCTENGSANAGADYEFSEGTLVFKPGETRKEIKVGILDDDIFEEDEHFFVRLQNLRLEEGGNEGTGTPPKGRLVEPLVATITILDDDHAGIFTFGQRVLRVSESTGTLRVTVVRNSGSRGTVAVPYHTEDGSAKAGVDYEETRGELEFTNEQTSQFLQVHIINVEEYEKQENFFIVLEDPKWLKRGISGNPTPEEEEARRISEMGKPILGEHSRLEVIIEESCEFKNTVDKLLKDTNLALVIGTHSWREQFIEAVTVSAGDGDEEEGQEQRMPNCFDYFMHILCIFWKILFACIPPTEYWNGWACFIVSISVIGFLTAIIGDLASHFGCTIGLRDTVTAVVFVALGTSLPDTFASKVAATQDQYADACVGNVTGSNAVNVFLGIGVAWSVAAVYWEVKGKVFRVDPGSLAFSVTLFTIFAFFTMGVLMLRRRPSIGGELGGPRISRVLTSLLFFGLWFLYILFSSLEAYCHIQGF
- the slc8a2a gene encoding sodium/calcium exchanger 2a isoform X3, encoding MGPLHVHLSTLLFLLLSLLLLAHPCTSSRPQVVERASGPEQPQSSGNTTGSGKRTCAGIVVCKPGILLPVWLPLNPSLGEQAGRAVIYFLCLMYIFLGVSIIADRFMASIEVITSQEKEVTITKPNGETTVTTVRVWNETVSNLTLMALGSSAPEILLSVIEVCGHNFDAGELGPSTIVGSAAFNMFVIIGLCVWVIPDGESRKIKHLRVFFITAFWSIFAYIWLYIILAVISPGIVEVWEAAVTLLYFPVCVILAWIADRRLLFYKYMHKRYRADKRHGIVVEMEGDLEPKGIDVIMDGKLSDGSSCPGNSSSVTVSVQTGNELDQNKDEVVRILKDLKEKHPDKDLDQLIEMANYSALVHQKKSRAFYRVQATRMMIGAGNILKKHAAEHTRRSGGQEADKATCSHICFESAQYQCTENCGSLSLGVILEGGTGQNTFCVDYCTENGSANAGADYEFSEGTLVFKPGETRKEIKVGILDDDIFEEDEHFFVRLQNLRLEEGGNEGTGTPPKGRLVEPLVATITILDDDHAGIFTFGQRVLRVSESTGTLRVTVVRNSGSRGTVAVPYHTEDGSAKAGVDYEETRGELEFTNEQTSQFLQVHIINVEEYEKQENFFIVLEDPKWLKRGISALLLNQGNPTPEEEEARRISEMGKPILGEHSRLEVIIEESCEFKNTVDKLLKDTNLALVIGTHSWREQFIEAVTVSAGDGDEEEGQEQRMPNCFDYFMHILCIFWKILFACIPPTEYWNGWACFIVSISVIGFLTAIIGDLASHFGCTIGLRDTVTAVVFVALGTSLPDTFASKVAATQDQYADACVGNVTGSNAVNVFLGIGVAWSVAAVYWEVKGKVFRVDPGSLAFSVTLFTIFAFFTMGVLMLRRRPSIGGELGGPRISRVLTSLLFFGLWFLYILFSSLEAYCHIQGF